From the Leptolyngbya sp. O-77 genome, one window contains:
- a CDS encoding phospholipid carrier-dependent glycosyltransferase produces the protein MSRTVPISKRFKSASSSRLPWYGLGLASLFGVSLALRLWGLGRFNTLVFDEVYYAKFAAAFLQGKQEFGGHPPLSTYLIAGGIWLSERLGWGGPETYNGLSGLYISTISYRWLNAVTGAVIPLVLGAIAHLLTGRKAIALLTALLAACEGFLLVESRYALNNVYLILFGLLGWWLLLRSLHRLHSANKLTPVVWLNLVLAGIGFGASVGIKWNGVAFLAGAYLLWIVAWGMQRLQQRGLPSLPFAAPLSGLSRLNAGVWALSMAGIPFLTYYLSWLPYIQLDPSTSFAGWQNRILDYHSRVGGMDAHPYCSPWYTWPLMLRPVAYFYKTAAPGDPVPVVGPDAPTAAGDVIYDVHAMGTPTLWWLSTVAIALLVGVVGYWLWRWATAVQAARSGAESTLSLSPDTQPYLSAAAFVVGNWAVQWLMWMRVTRCTFLYHYMSAELLTVLGLALVLDRWLHSTKPWSRRLAWGAIALVIFGFIFWMPLFLGLPLSADGLQLRRWLPSWI, from the coding sequence ATGAGCCGCACTGTCCCAATTTCCAAGCGTTTCAAATCTGCTTCGTCTTCCCGGCTGCCGTGGTATGGGCTGGGGCTGGCGAGTCTTTTTGGGGTGTCGCTGGCGCTGCGGCTGTGGGGGTTGGGGCGATTCAATACGCTGGTCTTTGACGAGGTATACTACGCCAAGTTTGCGGCGGCGTTTTTGCAAGGGAAGCAGGAATTTGGCGGGCATCCGCCCCTCAGCACGTACCTGATTGCGGGCGGCATCTGGCTGTCAGAGCGGCTGGGCTGGGGCGGGCCAGAAACCTACAACGGGCTGAGTGGGCTATACATTTCAACGATTAGCTACCGCTGGCTGAATGCCGTGACGGGAGCGGTGATTCCGCTGGTGCTGGGGGCGATCGCCCATTTGCTGACCGGGCGAAAGGCGATCGCCTTACTAACGGCACTGCTAGCAGCCTGCGAAGGATTTTTACTCGTCGAATCGCGCTATGCGTTGAATAATGTCTATCTAATCTTATTTGGGCTACTGGGCTGGTGGCTTTTGTTGCGATCGCTCCACAGGCTGCATTCCGCCAACAAACTCACCCCCGTCGTCTGGCTGAATCTAGTGCTGGCAGGCATAGGCTTCGGCGCGTCAGTGGGGATCAAGTGGAACGGCGTGGCGTTTTTGGCGGGGGCGTACCTACTGTGGATAGTGGCATGGGGAATGCAGCGGTTGCAGCAGCGCGGACTGCCCAGCCTGCCCTTTGCCGCGCCGCTGTCGGGTCTGTCTCGCTTGAATGCGGGCGTGTGGGCGCTGAGCATGGCGGGAATTCCTTTTCTGACCTACTACCTGAGCTGGCTGCCCTATATTCAACTCGACCCCAGCACCAGCTTTGCAGGCTGGCAAAACCGCATCCTCGACTATCACAGCCGTGTGGGCGGCATGGACGCTCACCCCTACTGTTCGCCGTGGTATACCTGGCCGCTGATGCTGCGTCCGGTTGCCTATTTTTACAAAACGGCGGCTCCGGGCGATCCGGTGCCCGTCGTCGGGCCCGATGCGCCCACGGCGGCTGGAGACGTGATTTACGACGTTCACGCAATGGGCACGCCGACCCTGTGGTGGCTCTCAACGGTGGCGATCGCGCTGCTGGTGGGCGTGGTGGGCTACTGGCTGTGGCGCTGGGCAACCGCCGTGCAGGCAGCCCGCTCTGGCGCAGAATCGACCCTGAGCCTCTCTCCCGATACACAGCCATACCTTAGCGCTGCCGCCTTTGTGGTGGGCAACTGGGCCGTGCAATGGCTGATGTGGATGCGCGTCACCCGCTGCACCTTTCTGTATCACTACATGAGCGCCGAACTGCTGACCGTGCTGGGTCTAGCACTCGTCCTAGATCGCTGGCTCCACAGCACCAAACCCTGGTCACGGCGGCTGGCGTGGGGGGCGATCGCCCTCGTCATTTTCGGCTTTATCTTCTGGATGCCATTGTTTCTGGGACTGCCCCTCTCTGCGGACGGTCTACAGCTACGCCGCTGGCTGCCGTCATGGATTTGA
- the chlG gene encoding chlorophyll synthase ChlG has translation MSESTTPSSIPESEAPMSPIEAAADETLNGASEVANEAGSAARQLLGMKGAKSGETNIWKIRLQLMKPITWIPLIWGVVCGAAASGNYTWTLENVLISAACMLLSGPLLAGYTQTINDYYDRDIDAINEPYRPIPSGAISVPQVKAQILILLFAGLAIAYALDQWAGHEFPQITAIALFGSFLSYIYSAPPLKLKKNGWLGNYALGASYIALPWWAGQALFGELSPTVMVLTLFYSLAGLGIAVVNDFKSVEGDRQLGLKSLPVMFGIGTAAWICVLMIDLFQGGIAAYLMGIGQNLYAVLLILLVIPQIVFQDMYFLRDPLNNDVKYQASAQPFLVLGMLVAALAIGHAGV, from the coding sequence ATGTCCGAGTCCACTACTCCTTCTTCGATTCCCGAATCTGAAGCCCCGATGTCGCCGATAGAAGCTGCGGCGGATGAGACGTTAAACGGTGCATCAGAAGTCGCTAACGAGGCGGGTTCGGCGGCGCGCCAGCTTTTGGGCATGAAGGGCGCAAAGTCGGGCGAGACGAATATCTGGAAGATCCGCCTCCAGTTGATGAAGCCGATCACCTGGATTCCGCTGATCTGGGGTGTGGTGTGCGGCGCGGCTGCGTCGGGCAACTACACCTGGACGCTGGAAAATGTGCTGATTTCGGCAGCTTGTATGCTGCTGTCGGGGCCGCTGCTGGCGGGCTACACGCAAACCATCAACGACTACTACGACCGCGACATCGACGCGATCAACGAACCCTATCGCCCGATTCCCTCAGGCGCGATTTCGGTGCCGCAGGTGAAGGCGCAGATTTTGATTTTGCTGTTTGCGGGGCTGGCGATCGCCTACGCACTAGACCAGTGGGCCGGGCACGAGTTTCCGCAAATTACGGCGATCGCCCTCTTTGGCTCCTTCCTCAGCTATATCTACTCTGCGCCGCCGCTGAAGCTGAAGAAAAACGGCTGGCTGGGCAACTATGCCTTGGGAGCCAGCTATATCGCGCTGCCCTGGTGGGCGGGTCAGGCGCTGTTTGGCGAACTGTCGCCCACGGTGATGGTGCTGACGCTGTTTTACAGTCTGGCAGGGCTGGGCATCGCCGTGGTGAATGACTTTAAGAGCGTGGAGGGCGATCGCCAGCTTGGGCTAAAGTCACTGCCCGTGATGTTCGGCATCGGCACTGCGGCCTGGATTTGCGTCCTGATGATCGACCTGTTTCAGGGCGGCATTGCGGCATATCTTATGGGCATCGGGCAAAATCTCTACGCCGTGCTGCTGATTCTGCTGGTGATTCCGCAAATTGTGTTCCAGGATATGTACTTCCTGCGCGACCCGCTGAACAACGACGTGAAATATCAGGCTAGCGCCCAGCCGTTTTTGGTGTTGGGAATGCTGGTCGCCGCGCTGGCGATCGGTCACGCAGGCGTGTAA
- the trmB gene encoding tRNA (guanosine(46)-N7)-methyltransferase TrmB, with product MPVVRVRQHVNPLSQKYQQPVAPPDWSQVFANPARPLHLDIGCGRGVFLLKMAQVEPEWNFLGLEIREPLVEQALKWRDEEALSNLHYIFCNASNSLEPLLRSLPPNILQRVSIQFPDPWFKKRHQKRRVVQPSMVNTLANHMPAGSVVFLQSDVEAVEAEMCDRFQEHPAFQRQSAEWLPDNPLPVATERESSTLARREPVFRALFTKKNEEGRTKNEEGQSI from the coding sequence ATGCCCGTCGTCCGCGTCCGCCAGCACGTCAACCCGCTCAGCCAAAAATATCAGCAGCCCGTCGCGCCGCCAGACTGGTCGCAGGTGTTTGCAAATCCGGCTCGACCGCTGCATCTGGATATTGGCTGCGGACGGGGTGTGTTTTTGCTAAAGATGGCGCAGGTCGAGCCGGAATGGAATTTTCTGGGGCTGGAGATTCGCGAGCCGCTAGTGGAGCAGGCGCTGAAGTGGCGCGATGAGGAAGCGCTGAGCAACCTGCACTACATTTTTTGCAACGCCAGCAATTCTCTAGAGCCGCTGCTGCGATCGCTCCCACCGAATATTCTCCAGCGCGTCAGCATCCAGTTCCCCGACCCCTGGTTCAAGAAGCGACACCAAAAGCGGCGTGTGGTGCAGCCCAGCATGGTAAACACGCTAGCGAACCATATGCCTGCGGGCAGCGTCGTGTTTTTGCAATCAGACGTGGAAGCGGTGGAAGCGGAGATGTGCGATCGCTTTCAGGAACATCCCGCGTTTCAGCGCCAATCTGCCGAATGGCTACCCGATAATCCGCTGCCCGTTGCCACCGAGCGCGAATCGTCCACCCTTGCTCGCCGGGAACCTGTGTTTCGCGCTCTGTTTACGAAGAAGAATGAAGAGGGAAGAACGAAGAACGAAGAGGGGCAGAGCATTTAG